A portion of the Sulfurospirillum diekertiae genome contains these proteins:
- a CDS encoding Mbeg1-like protein: MDTSANIITIMGIISSEVYNDNKTIIDYFTDELNDDGSKKEKVIEGTTYKVINHTPNSALSGFNALLLQDTTTGNYTIAFRGTEPLSPMDWITDILAGASNVNLQYNAAVSFVNKMMSEYGISASQLTLTGHSLGGILTQQVGATLGIKGYAYNPWGADALEDLRGQG, from the coding sequence ATGGATACAAGTGCAAATATAATCACAATAATGGGGATTATATCATCAGAGGTTTATAATGATAATAAAACAATAATTGATTATTTTACTGATGAGCTTAATGATGATGGAAGCAAAAAAGAAAAAGTAATTGAAGGCACTACCTACAAAGTCATCAACCACACACCCAACTCAGCCCTAAGCGGTTTTAACGCTCTTTTGCTTCAAGACACCACCACAGGCAACTACACCATCGCATTTCGTGGCACTGAACCATTAAGCCCAATGGATTGGATTACAGACATACTAGCAGGAGCCAGCAATGTCAATCTTCAATACAATGCCGCCGTTTCTTTTGTAAACAAAATGATGAGTGAGTATGGTATTTCAGCTTCACAATTAACGCTTACAGGACATAGTTTAGGCGGTATCTTGACCCAACAAGTCGGGGCGACACTAGGCATAAAAGGCTATGCTTACAATCCATGGGGAGCAGATGCCTTAGAAGATTTAAGGGGTCAGGGCTAA
- a CDS encoding flagellar basal body rod C-terminal domain-containing protein, whose product MQINATAMTAMSNWMNNSAQNVANVNTDNYNATQTTITNQNDAIVAQSSKSTNGTDLTTEFTDQIAIDKSFKANVETIKTQNEMLGSLLDMKA is encoded by the coding sequence ATGCAAATTAATGCTACCGCCATGACAGCGATGTCAAACTGGATGAACAACAGTGCACAAAATGTTGCTAATGTGAACACCGACAATTATAATGCAACACAAACAACGATTACCAATCAAAATGATGCCATTGTCGCACAAAGCAGTAAATCAACTAATGGCACTGATTTAACAACAGAATTTACCGATCAAATCGCTATTGATAAAAGTTTTAAAGCGAATGTCGAAACGATTAAAACTCAAAATGAGATGTTAGGAAGCCTTCTCGATATGAAAGCATAA
- a CDS encoding radical SAM protein, producing MFTQIEITTACNAHCFYCPQDTLPHSHMSEECFKKIVQSEKTPTLLLLQGTGEPLMHPSFWKMVVFAKEMGHHIGIITNGSIDIDPKHLFLLDTIGFSMDTLDEEIAKRSGRTSPSKTLKHLLACHSLTPKKIKLYAVNYGQNLEPLKAFAKEQNIPLLIQRIQPKKSYQAHYTTEPLPYTTYQCTYLENKKMHYYFVDGTKAPCCFMIDATKVLPIKQIWQHLEQKNVPPCCTQCGELTGVKRLYM from the coding sequence GTGTTCACTCAAATAGAAATAACAACGGCATGTAATGCCCACTGTTTTTACTGCCCTCAAGATACACTACCTCATAGTCATATGTCAGAGGAGTGTTTTAAGAAGATTGTCCAATCCGAGAAAACACCTACCTTACTCTTACTTCAAGGCACTGGTGAACCACTGATGCACCCTTCTTTTTGGAAAATGGTTGTCTTTGCTAAAGAGATGGGTCACCATATCGGTATTATCACCAATGGTAGCATAGACATAGACCCTAAGCATCTCTTTTTATTAGATACTATTGGTTTTTCTATGGATACCCTAGATGAAGAGATCGCCAAACGAAGTGGTAGGACTTCTCCTTCTAAAACGCTCAAACATCTTTTAGCGTGCCATAGCTTAACCCCTAAAAAGATCAAACTTTATGCCGTAAATTATGGGCAAAACCTAGAACCTCTTAAAGCCTTTGCCAAAGAGCAGAACATTCCTCTTTTGATACAAAGAATACAACCAAAAAAGAGTTACCAAGCGCATTACACCACAGAACCTTTACCTTATACAACCTACCAATGTACCTACTTAGAAAATAAAAAGATGCATTACTATTTTGTAGATGGAACCAAAGCTCCTTGTTGCTTTATGATTGATGCTACAAAAGTTTTACCAATTAAACAGATATGGCAACACCTAGAACAAAAGAATGTTCCCCCATGTTGCACACAATGTGGTGAACTGACTGGTGTTAAACGGCTTTACATGTAA
- a CDS encoding substrate-binding periplasmic protein codes for MARLPEREALFRWVGPIGKMTLGVIAKKSRHMIISTPDALHNYKIATIPGTSTEKALFDIGFRAEELDRFANLSSQLKKLKENRVDAIAFSVEAVWQLLQEMESDLSEYEVIYVLKERDLYFAFSKETNAKLIAELNETLKTQLK; via the coding sequence ATGGCTCGTCTCCCTGAGCGTGAAGCTTTGTTTCGATGGGTTGGACCTATAGGAAAAATGACATTGGGAGTTATAGCCAAAAAAAGCAGACATATGATCATCTCAACACCTGATGCATTACATAATTATAAAATTGCTACCATTCCAGGTACTTCAACTGAAAAAGCTTTGTTTGATATTGGTTTTCGTGCTGAAGAATTGGATCGTTTTGCTAATCTCTCTTCTCAACTAAAAAAGCTTAAGGAAAACCGTGTTGATGCCATTGCTTTCAGTGTTGAGGCAGTGTGGCAACTTCTTCAAGAAATGGAAAGTGATCTTTCCGAATATGAAGTTATTTATGTGCTCAAAGAGAGAGATTTATATTTTGCGTTTTCAAAAGAAACCAATGCAAAATTGATCGCAGAGCTGAATGAGACACTCAAAACCCAGCTAAAATAG